A window from Malassezia restricta chromosome I, complete sequence encodes these proteins:
- a CDS encoding calmodulin, whose product MAEHLSEEQIAEFKEAFSLFDKDGDGSITTRELGTVMRSLGQNPTEAELQDMVNEIDADGDGTIDFPEFLTMMARKMKDTDSEEEIKEAFRVFDKDGNGFISAAELRHVMTNLGEKLSDQEVEEMIREADTDGDGQINYDEFVRMMMSK is encoded by the exons ATGGCGGAACACTTG TCTGAGG AACAAATTGCCG AGTTCAAGGAGGCTTTCTCTCTTTTCGATAAAG ACGGTGATGGCAGCATTACGACCAGGGAGCTGGGTACTGTGATGCGCTCTCTAGGCCAGAACCCCACTGAAGCCGAGCTTCAGGATATGGTGAATGAGATCGATGCTGATGGTGACGGCACGATTGACTTCCCTGAATTCCTAACAATGATGGCTCGGAAGATGAAGGATACGGATAGCGAGGAGGAAATCAAGGAGGCTTTCCGTGTGTTTGATAAAGACGGGAATGGATTCATCAGCGCAGCTGAACTGCGTCATGT AATGACCAACCTAG GCGAAAAGCTGTCCGACCAAGAGGTAGAAGAAATGATCCGTGAGGCTGACACGGATGGGGATGGCCAAATCAATTATGACGAGTTCGTTCGG ATGATGATGAGCAAG TGA
- a CDS encoding chitin synthase activator, with the protein MTENTISPGGVAYMPTAYLQSSMPSSPVHSTYAPSIDAASSMPRASIAPSTPRIRSPPLSVLSSPRATDWRYSRDSQAATAVPYTKEYIENYRRRIKDEQDAEALMVYALYLIEAAKRTLDPHDSEKQARKYREALLSESVKIIKKLATSGAAPGKPPYADAQFYLANCYGNGKLGMSIDHAKSYHLYVQASKQNHPAATYRTAVCNEVGAGTKRNPKLGVLFYRKAASLGDTAGMYKLGMILLYGLLEQHPNPREAIVWLKRAADQADEDNPHALYELATHYAEPSNRFVPFDPSLARNLYTQAARLGHTPSQCKLGEGYANGSLGCPVDPRSSIMWFNTAAMRGEGQAELALSGWYLTGAEGVLQQSDIEAYTWARRAASKGIANAEYAVGHYAEIGIGTAVDMDEAVRWYTRAAAQQHPRAMQRLKDLKAHGGRIPLKVPDADCVVM; encoded by the coding sequence ATGACAGAAAATACCATAAGCCCTGGTGGCGTGGCGTATATGCCGACAGCGTATCTACAAAGCAGCATGCCATCGTCCCCGGTGCACTCGACGTATGCCCCCTCTATTGATGCCGCCTCCTCCATGCCCCGCGCTTCTATTGCTCCGTCTACGCCGCGGATTCGATCACCTCCTTTGTCTGTACTCAGCTCTCCGCGCGCCACCGATTGGCGCTACAGTCGCGACTCACAGGCCGCGACAGCTGTGCCTTACACGAAGGAGTACATTGAAAACTATCGTCGTCGAATCAAAGATGAACAAGACGCCGAAGCCCTCATGGTGTATGCGCTATATTTAATTGAAGCGGCTAAGCGCACGCTGGATCCGCATGACTCGGAAAAGCAGGCGCGCAAGTACCGCGAGGCACTCTTATCAGAGAGCGTAAAAATCATCAAAAAGCTCGCGACGTCAggtgccgcgccaggcaAACCGCCGTATGCAGACGCGCAGTTTTACCTGGCCAACTGCTATGGCAATGGCAAGCTCGGTATGTCTATTGACCACGCCAAGTCGTACCATTTGTATGTCCAAGCCTCGAAACAAAATCACCCAGCAGCCACGTATCGCACCGCGGTATGCAATGAAGTGGGTGCTGGCACAAAACGAAATCCAAAGCTTGGCGTGCTTTTCTACCGAAAGGCCGCGTCTTTGGGCGATACGGCCGGTATGTACAAGCTCGGCATGATTCTGCTGTATGGACTGTTGGAGCAGCATCCCAATCCACGTGAGGCCATCGTGTGGCTCAAACGTGCTGCGGACCAGGCCGACGAGGACAATCCACACGCGCTGTACGAGCTGGCCACGCACTATGCTGAACCTTCCAACCGTTTTGTGCCATTCGATCCTTCGCTCGCGCGAAATCTGTATACCCAAGCAGCGCGACTGGGACACACACCGAGTCAGTGCAAGCTCGGCGAAGGATACGCGAATGGCTCTTTGGGCTGCCCTGTGGATCCACGCAGCAGTATTATGTGGTTCAATACGGCGGCTATGCGTGGCGAAGGCCAGGCTGAACTCGCACTCAGTGGCTGGTACCTGACAGGCGCAGAAGGTGTGCTGCAACAGTCCGACATCGAAGCGTACACctgggcgcggcgagcggcAAGCAAAGGCATCGCCAATGCCGAGTATGCCGTGGGTCATTACGCCGAGATCGGTATTGGGACGGCGGTCGATATGGACGAAGCCGTCCGTTGGTACACCCGCGCagccgcgcagcagcatccacgagccatgcagcgTCTCAAGGATCTCAAGGCTCATGGTGGACGTATACCGTTAAAAGTACCCGACGCTGATTGTGTAGTTATGTAA